The following are encoded together in the Janthinobacterium sp. Marseille genome:
- a CDS encoding DUF1656 domain-containing protein, with protein sequence MPREISIFGVLAPSLLLVFLLAVVIHIGVDWLCGHFGIYKHVWHRSLFRLCLLVCIFGALALVIY encoded by the coding sequence ATGCCGCGTGAGATTTCCATTTTTGGCGTACTGGCGCCATCGCTGCTGCTGGTCTTCCTGTTGGCAGTCGTCATCCATATCGGTGTCGACTGGTTGTGCGGCCACTTCGGTATCTATAAACATGTCTGGCATCGCTCGCTGTTCAGGTTGTGCCTGCTGGTTTGCATATTCGGCGCGCTTGCGCTTGTTATTTACTAG